A DNA window from Methylocystis heyeri contains the following coding sequences:
- the smbP gene encoding small metal-binding protein SmbP — MSTGIGLAIGIGLSALLAPVAAIGAAVEKLRAAIEHGKAGRGNDFLEHLDAALAFVQDAGSFKRGLKASEALVFIEAAIAHGAREDFVAAAEHAESALALLEKTVPHPCLPQ, encoded by the coding sequence ATGAGCACAGGAATCGGGTTGGCGATAGGGATCGGTCTTTCGGCTCTCTTGGCGCCTGTTGCGGCGATAGGCGCTGCGGTGGAGAAATTGAGGGCGGCCATCGAGCATGGCAAGGCCGGACGCGGAAACGATTTCCTGGAGCACCTGGATGCGGCGCTCGCATTTGTTCAGGATGCAGGGAGCTTCAAGCGCGGTTTGAAGGCTTCTGAAGCTCTGGTCTTTATCGAAGCGGCGATCGCCCACGGCGCCCGAGAAGACTTCGTCGCGGCGGCCGAACATGCCGAGAGCGCGCTCGCTCTGCTCGAGAAGACGGTTCCGCATCCTTGTCTGCCTCAATGA
- a CDS encoding TonB-dependent receptor, with the protein MVKFNRSMRAALLAGASTMVWLKCLGAVWAQESLPDILIGSPQQSAAPAGQADAPAGQSGADFSYSGGPLIDPAQSPEPNPVSSVTPEGIRILGGPAQASSYKPLDLMPSVIEDSADPYGLSFTRSITVRGVSDFFLSRTIDGLPIAGIVGGADLIDLSNLSRIDLYRGSLQANQGLGFASAAGQLDQIMLPPKAEYGGWISQGAGSDGFWRTAARVDSGLLPTGTAFFVSGSWTEANKWKGDGDASRKNVMFGLSQKLGDNIDVKVYGVHNDQKAYSYLPLTYAQTTMLSAYAWADYNTQFTGKPKVDNNSYLFNKTRYADNAIWTEITYKMEGDQSFVLKPYYWRNEGSQLTTSGTGVKLWPINNYTLGGVAEYRKRFSWGGDLLLGYWGEDAKPEPPPLGQQQFNVTSVGTLSYANWSVLAKSTDHEFYSPFMQYTQSYNATTVSGGVRLLVEGAPALQYYTTTGLPQVSYTDVFAYAPRPDPNAAVAARTFTDWLPNLGFRQQLSNEWSLNASYSRKTGRPDWGPQASSFTGAEAAFLKRGINMQTLMSKIRPELVDEIDFGVRYQSGDLTIIPTFFGFTTHKKEVLVYDPNVGQSYYQSNAATNGYGFEIEAIYKASDHVTLNGTFTDASETYKSNIATGTNTLMYIAGKQVPYTPTIQAKGAVTWHDYGFEITPSIRYVSTRYGLADDTQAVSPYAVVDLNASYDLGARLGLKAMRLNAGILNLTDRRYIGAISVNEDNLNSTSYYVAPPRTIFAGITANF; encoded by the coding sequence ATGGTGAAATTCAATAGGTCGATGCGCGCTGCGCTGCTTGCCGGCGCGTCGACCATGGTCTGGCTGAAATGCCTTGGCGCAGTTTGGGCTCAGGAGTCGTTGCCGGATATTCTTATAGGTTCCCCCCAGCAATCTGCGGCGCCGGCTGGACAGGCGGATGCGCCGGCCGGCCAGTCCGGGGCGGATTTCTCATACAGCGGCGGGCCGCTGATCGATCCGGCGCAGAGTCCGGAACCCAATCCCGTGAGCTCGGTGACGCCCGAGGGCATCAGAATACTGGGCGGGCCGGCCCAGGCCAGCTCTTACAAGCCGCTCGATCTCATGCCCAGCGTGATCGAGGACTCGGCCGACCCTTACGGCCTTTCCTTCACGCGCAGCATCACCGTGCGCGGCGTTTCCGATTTCTTTCTGTCCCGCACCATCGACGGGCTGCCGATCGCCGGCATCGTCGGCGGCGCCGACCTCATCGACTTGAGCAACCTGTCTCGCATCGATCTCTATCGCGGCAGCCTGCAGGCCAACCAGGGCCTCGGATTTGCGAGCGCTGCTGGCCAGCTCGATCAGATCATGCTGCCTCCAAAAGCCGAATATGGCGGCTGGATCAGCCAGGGCGCCGGCTCCGACGGTTTTTGGCGCACGGCGGCGCGCGTCGACTCGGGCCTGCTCCCGACAGGAACGGCTTTCTTCGTTTCGGGGTCCTGGACCGAGGCCAATAAATGGAAAGGCGACGGCGACGCATCGCGCAAGAACGTCATGTTCGGGCTGAGCCAGAAGCTCGGCGACAATATCGACGTCAAGGTCTACGGCGTTCACAACGACCAGAAGGCCTATTCCTATCTGCCGTTGACCTACGCCCAGACGACGATGCTCTCCGCCTACGCCTGGGCTGATTACAACACCCAGTTCACCGGCAAGCCCAAGGTCGACAACAATAGTTATCTCTTCAACAAGACCCGTTACGCCGACAACGCCATCTGGACCGAAATCACCTACAAGATGGAGGGCGATCAGTCTTTCGTGCTGAAGCCGTATTATTGGCGAAACGAGGGCTCCCAGCTCACGACTTCCGGGACGGGCGTCAAATTGTGGCCGATCAACAATTACACTTTGGGCGGGGTCGCCGAATATCGCAAGCGCTTCTCCTGGGGCGGCGATCTCCTGCTCGGCTATTGGGGCGAGGACGCCAAGCCCGAGCCTCCGCCGCTCGGTCAGCAGCAGTTCAACGTAACGAGCGTCGGAACGCTGAGCTACGCCAACTGGTCGGTGCTGGCGAAGTCGACCGACCACGAGTTCTACAGCCCCTTCATGCAATATACGCAGAGCTATAACGCCACGACGGTCTCGGGCGGCGTGCGGCTGCTCGTGGAAGGCGCGCCGGCGCTGCAATATTACACGACCACGGGACTACCCCAAGTCTCCTATACCGACGTCTTCGCCTACGCTCCGAGGCCCGACCCCAATGCGGCAGTGGCCGCGCGGACTTTCACCGATTGGCTTCCCAATCTCGGCTTTCGCCAGCAATTGTCCAACGAGTGGAGCCTCAACGCGAGTTACAGCCGCAAGACCGGCCGGCCCGACTGGGGGCCGCAGGCCAGCTCCTTCACGGGCGCGGAAGCCGCCTTTCTCAAGAGAGGGATCAACATGCAGACGCTCATGAGCAAGATACGGCCCGAGCTCGTCGACGAGATCGACTTCGGCGTGCGTTACCAATCCGGCGATCTGACCATCATTCCAACCTTCTTCGGCTTCACGACCCACAAGAAGGAGGTGCTGGTCTACGACCCCAACGTCGGACAAAGCTATTACCAGAGCAACGCCGCGACGAACGGCTACGGATTCGAGATCGAGGCGATCTACAAGGCGAGCGACCACGTCACGCTGAACGGCACTTTCACCGACGCCTCCGAAACCTACAAATCCAACATCGCGACCGGGACCAACACGCTCATGTATATCGCCGGCAAGCAGGTTCCCTATACGCCGACGATCCAGGCGAAAGGCGCGGTCACCTGGCACGACTACGGGTTCGAAATCACCCCGAGCATCCGTTACGTCAGCACGCGATACGGATTGGCGGACGACACCCAGGCGGTCAGCCCCTACGCCGTCGTGGATCTCAACGCCTCCTATGATTTAGGCGCGAGATTGGGCCTGAAGGCCATGCGCCTCAACGCCGGAATTCTCAACCTCACCGATCGCCGCTATATCGGCGCGATATCCGTCAACGAAGACAATCTCAACAGCACCTCCTATTACGTGGCGCCGCCGAGAACCATCTTCGCCGGGATCACGGCGAACTTCTAA
- a CDS encoding ABC transporter substrate-binding protein → MTPIRLLLIIALLCCSAPAAQARAIVDMAGRKVEIRDRIERVVTLGAVPVINGFLFALHEQDTLANGLPPQLARKYQYVFAPGLAGKPVVQGAEKGLAVEDILALKPDLVLTMDIATAQKLGDLGLPVVFLRWTAPEDVKALMALLAEAFDKADLARDYAAYFDAVVSRVSAWSGAALNRPRVLYVNLRRLTQPHRIAEWWIEKAGGRSVTDDGRLQESVTFSLEQMLAWDPEIMIVADQGELKTAYADPRFKDLAAVRDKRVFVAPMGAHLWANRTIEQPLTLLWAASLIHPERISREKLEAEAAAFYARFFDKALSNEQIDEILAGASER, encoded by the coding sequence ATGACTCCCATCCGCCTCCTTCTCATCATCGCTCTCCTGTGCTGCAGCGCTCCTGCGGCGCAGGCGCGCGCGATCGTCGACATGGCCGGCCGCAAGGTCGAAATCCGCGACCGGATCGAGCGCGTCGTGACGCTCGGGGCCGTGCCCGTCATCAACGGCTTCCTTTTCGCTCTGCATGAACAGGACACGCTCGCGAACGGCCTGCCGCCGCAGCTCGCGCGCAAATATCAATATGTCTTTGCGCCCGGCCTCGCGGGAAAGCCGGTCGTGCAAGGCGCCGAAAAAGGCCTCGCCGTCGAGGACATATTGGCGTTGAAGCCGGACCTCGTTCTGACGATGGACATCGCGACGGCGCAAAAGCTCGGCGATCTCGGCCTGCCGGTCGTCTTCCTGCGATGGACCGCGCCCGAAGACGTGAAAGCCCTGATGGCCTTGCTGGCCGAGGCTTTCGACAAGGCGGATCTCGCGCGCGACTACGCCGCCTATTTCGACGCGGTGGTGAGCCGCGTCTCGGCCTGGTCGGGCGCCGCATTGAATCGTCCGCGCGTGCTTTACGTCAATCTGCGCCGTCTCACCCAGCCGCACCGCATCGCCGAATGGTGGATAGAAAAAGCGGGCGGCCGCAGCGTCACCGACGATGGCCGTCTGCAGGAAAGCGTGACTTTCTCGCTGGAGCAGATGCTGGCCTGGGACCCCGAGATCATGATCGTCGCCGATCAGGGCGAACTCAAAACGGCCTATGCCGATCCGCGCTTCAAGGACCTCGCTGCGGTGCGCGACAAGCGCGTCTTCGTCGCGCCGATGGGGGCGCATCTTTGGGCCAATCGAACGATCGAACAGCCGCTCACTTTGCTTTGGGCCGCCTCGCTCATCCATCCCGAACGCATCTCGCGAGAAAAACTCGAGGCGGAAGCCGCGGCTTTCTACGCGCGCTTCTTCGACAAGGCGCTTTCGAATGAGCAGATCGATGAAATTCTCGCTGGCGCATCCGAGCGGTGA
- a CDS encoding LLM class flavin-dependent oxidoreductase: protein MDIARNSCAGRVKTADLSSCARGFRLGLSGCGGGLESISTSRLLDLAERVEGLGFEAIWLNEEHFQGSIVEVEGRRCLSPLILASAILARTRRLRVGFSVLLLALHHPVRLAEEIATLDVLSDGRVDFGISRGGNGRYLEVYGVDPESVNDRFRETFDFLPRAWAEGKIAFDGNEYSIEPKPVQRPHPPVFMGTYTEETAAWAAREGHGLICHGITSMANQRRLMRAFTDAGGDPSAVPFGRFVYVSESDANARAELWPTVLKLTTRLKGFGLFNRKGVVAERDLDPEVFYHEMVIAGGPETCTRRIMELNEELGVAYLNALSAFFGFLPIELLERSLDLLGSEVRPRVEAAFNRAAAQRR, encoded by the coding sequence ATGGACATCGCCCGCAACAGCTGCGCCGGCCGCGTGAAAACAGCGGATTTATCCTCCTGTGCGCGCGGTTTCCGTTTGGGCCTTTCCGGCTGCGGCGGAGGGCTCGAATCCATTTCCACTTCGCGCCTGCTCGATCTCGCCGAACGCGTCGAGGGGCTCGGTTTCGAAGCGATCTGGCTCAACGAAGAACATTTCCAGGGCAGCATCGTGGAAGTGGAGGGCCGGCGCTGCCTGTCGCCGCTGATACTCGCTTCCGCGATCCTCGCGCGCACGCGCAGGCTGCGCGTCGGATTTTCCGTGCTGCTGCTCGCCCTGCATCACCCCGTGCGGCTTGCGGAGGAGATCGCGACGCTTGACGTTCTCTCCGACGGCCGCGTCGACTTTGGGATCTCGCGCGGCGGCAACGGCCGCTATCTCGAAGTCTATGGCGTCGATCCAGAGAGCGTGAACGACCGCTTTCGCGAGACCTTCGACTTTCTGCCGCGGGCCTGGGCGGAGGGCAAGATCGCTTTTGACGGGAACGAATATTCCATCGAGCCCAAGCCCGTGCAGCGCCCCCATCCGCCGGTCTTCATGGGCACCTATACCGAAGAAACGGCGGCCTGGGCGGCGCGAGAAGGCCATGGGCTGATCTGCCACGGGATCACCAGCATGGCCAACCAGCGCCGTCTCATGCGCGCCTTTACCGACGCCGGCGGCGATCCCTCCGCCGTCCCCTTCGGCCGCTTCGTTTATGTGAGCGAGAGCGACGCCAACGCGCGAGCCGAGCTCTGGCCGACCGTGCTCAAGCTGACGACGAGGCTCAAAGGCTTCGGCCTGTTCAATCGCAAGGGCGTGGTCGCGGAGCGGGACCTCGATCCCGAGGTCTTCTATCACGAAATGGTCATCGCCGGCGGGCCCGAAACCTGCACGCGCAGGATCATGGAGCTGAACGAAGAATTGGGCGTCGCCTATCTCAATGCGCTCAGCGCCTTCTTCGGCTTTCTGCCGATCGAACTGCTGGAGCGCTCGCTCGATCTGCTCGGGAGCGAAGTGCGCCCGCGGGTCGAGGCCGCCTTCAATCGAGCCGCGGCGCAAAGGCGATGA
- a CDS encoding FecCD family ABC transporter permease: MSRSMKFSLAHPSGEAQRQGAGLLALSALLVLTMLFSLALGRYYVPLETLLQVLAGAAGIGGPQPSGTAETIVLMVRLPRIVGAVLIGAGLSLSGLAYQTVFRNPIASPALLGVSAGAGFGASVALLLRAPVLCVQGAGFVGGLAAVAIALGADRAINTRSIITLTLCGMVVSALFQALISIVKYVADPVEALPTITFWLMGSLARMSASDAIVLACPVILGGLALYLNRWRIGLLALGDHEAATMGVDVRRLRILVICCATLMSAATVCVAGVIGWVGLLIPHLARASFGMEPGRLTAATALFGGIFLLLVDDLARSISAIEIPLGVLTALIGAPFFLMFLLRARQSRWA; this comes from the coding sequence ATGAGCAGATCGATGAAATTCTCGCTGGCGCATCCGAGCGGTGAGGCGCAGCGCCAAGGGGCGGGCCTCCTGGCCCTTTCCGCGCTGCTGGTCCTGACGATGCTGTTCTCGCTCGCACTCGGCCGCTATTACGTTCCGCTGGAAACGCTGCTGCAAGTCCTCGCAGGGGCGGCGGGAATCGGCGGTCCCCAACCGAGCGGGACGGCCGAGACGATCGTTCTCATGGTGCGGCTCCCCCGCATCGTCGGCGCCGTGCTGATCGGCGCAGGGCTCTCCCTCTCCGGCCTCGCCTATCAGACCGTGTTTCGCAATCCGATCGCCTCGCCCGCCCTGCTCGGCGTCTCCGCCGGCGCAGGGTTCGGCGCTTCGGTCGCGCTGCTGCTGCGGGCGCCGGTTCTTTGCGTGCAGGGTGCGGGCTTTGTGGGCGGATTGGCCGCTGTGGCGATTGCGCTCGGCGCCGACAGGGCGATCAACACACGCTCGATCATCACCTTGACGCTTTGTGGAATGGTGGTCTCTGCGCTGTTTCAGGCGCTCATCTCGATCGTCAAATATGTCGCCGATCCGGTCGAAGCCCTGCCGACGATCACCTTCTGGCTCATGGGAAGCCTCGCCCGGATGAGCGCGTCCGACGCCATCGTCCTCGCCTGCCCGGTGATCCTCGGCGGCCTCGCGCTCTATCTCAACCGCTGGCGCATCGGCTTGCTCGCGCTCGGCGACCACGAGGCTGCGACCATGGGCGTGGATGTGCGGCGCTTGCGCATCCTCGTCATCTGCTGCGCGACGCTGATGAGCGCCGCGACGGTTTGCGTGGCCGGCGTGATCGGTTGGGTGGGTCTGCTGATTCCGCATCTCGCGCGCGCGAGCTTCGGCATGGAGCCGGGGCGGCTCACCGCTGCGACGGCCCTGTTCGGCGGCATTTTCTTGCTGCTGGTGGACGATCTCGCGCGTTCGATCTCCGCGATCGAAATTCCCCTCGGCGTGCTGACCGCCCTCATCGGGGCGCCCTTCTTCCTGATGTTTTTGCTGCGCGCGCGCCAGAGCCGCTGGGCATGA
- a CDS encoding ABC transporter ATP-binding protein, whose amino-acid sequence MKALEATGLCFRREGGGEVLNDISFDLDRGEALAILGPNGAGKSTLALCLLGLLAPQRGVVRINGAAISQLSRSDLARLIAYVPQSTQSVFAFEAEHLVLMGRSPHIGPFGAPMEEDRRLTQQAMELTGVWRLRHRPFTELSGGERQMVLIARALAQDAPIIVMDEPTASLDLGNQGRVLALVRDLAHMGKSIIMTTHLPDQAFNLKCRVALMKQGRLCAIGPVAQVCTAQAMSDLYGAPLQSLTGGAAQEIIAFAPRLD is encoded by the coding sequence ATGAAGGCGCTGGAGGCCACCGGGCTCTGCTTTCGTCGCGAAGGCGGCGGAGAAGTTTTGAACGACATCAGCTTTGATCTCGACCGCGGAGAGGCGCTCGCGATCCTCGGCCCCAATGGCGCGGGCAAGAGCACGCTGGCGCTTTGCCTTTTGGGCCTGCTCGCCCCCCAGCGCGGCGTGGTGCGCATCAATGGCGCAGCCATAAGCCAGCTTTCACGCTCGGATCTGGCCCGGCTGATCGCCTATGTGCCCCAATCGACGCAGAGCGTTTTCGCCTTCGAGGCGGAGCATCTGGTGCTGATGGGGCGTTCGCCGCACATCGGACCTTTTGGCGCGCCCATGGAGGAGGATCGCCGCCTGACGCAGCAAGCGATGGAGCTGACCGGAGTCTGGCGCCTGCGCCATCGTCCGTTCACGGAGCTCTCAGGCGGCGAGCGCCAGATGGTGCTGATCGCGCGCGCCCTGGCGCAGGACGCGCCGATCATCGTCATGGACGAACCGACGGCCAGTCTCGACCTCGGCAATCAGGGCCGCGTGCTGGCGCTGGTGCGAGACCTCGCGCACATGGGCAAGAGCATAATCATGACGACCCATCTGCCCGATCAGGCCTTCAACCTGAAATGCCGCGTCGCGCTGATGAAGCAGGGGCGCCTCTGCGCCATCGGACCTGTCGCGCAGGTCTGCACGGCGCAAGCCATGAGCGATCTCTATGGCGCGCCGCTCCAGAGCCTCACAGGCGGAGCGGCGCAGGAAATCATCGCCTTTGCGCCGCGGCTCGATTGA